A part of Cydia strobilella chromosome 15, ilCydStro3.1, whole genome shotgun sequence genomic DNA contains:
- the LOC134748047 gene encoding putative mediator of RNA polymerase II transcription subunit 26: MKAVLQTIRILVITSLIIENVRCQDGFSNQDLLRLQQLATNDGQIEAITSYSTNIIQRDPSSQSVSSVSVQYHLTDDAQKSEEYNRADRGRSRKVYRIKNPFQRQLEQDDGQKNEVLQDSDSGASNQYAAMQYSLPPEEFLQQMRAENQYLQQQQQQQQQQQQQQQQHQQQQQQQQHQQQQQQYVSTPSPNLSYTVTPQPQYQYSTINPSNYENNRPNQIPQLEPKMSHSQYHSGNNPFQYNGQNSYSYDGVQSTPSPLPSYVSTPNNQYVGTPANTYVSSSSPVFLSSQPNLQQYVSSPIAIQSSSLDYNNNRPTSTIGNPFSYENNDFNKKMQIDHYDNSANGIRYPNPQQYQNEYQTPTSSPSSSPYPDPARDNWQNAVNTGVNSLTKSLQEVSLSQYNNSPYNNQQDGLSDNTENTNSDTHRIGNLASANNVYMNFAQPDYQALNNIRSRTRDIEQETAQPGYYSHGEYGWKMGDKRQLASHDNYPSGNFPRQQVMGLQPEQAVSQMTFHMDTGKPYNYDQISKSAPDNYDSQEFAKAAAKAHEQLKQQQMYGLYQSAFNNNNQGNSYYNTNDKKSSQSISYGNNQQDLITASPFYYQNGRENNVESKPKQPFDHAKALKNIVPIDVSNVVPNSDNPKTPQHLDSNSRYAVQNYNKDINEHNLKQYYKQITDAYYKDKNTGYGYNIKSSKSEDVTDELKQIEQNVPYYGKQPTQIPSYNHDNKRYMDGQTAINYASQASNNYQDNLQSSANIPNVQRPQSQVPTDIASILKLNDIPYKLTQGLSPDALRLHSNNYDQTNIPTPLPGRLNQNVGIHQIDVGSEILSKLIAKQSAYNQNRPDIDAQTGGLLSTINGFRVANPFNVDLKLVAEMLKGKTPGDDTHLLGLRDQFTKPAPIKLDMSQLQQLLLKNDNYGGLSAVSDNLNAYSSPYFDIYNNGRFPYQGVKYSRSQEEEESLPIADASNNYPIGAVIETDENGHEGMSTIDLTAQSGDTLNSFTEDRPKRPLTHLTRGDRQRHPNALLPGHHSSRKYPKGIDEPYPLLKPPPPSHSKGRGSHSKHGRRRRINKPKITRILRTEPLFEAETSKEEVDTAMTTLLRPPAPVIEAKSDDFSNEKEST, from the exons ATGAAGGCCGTACTGCAAACG ATACGGATACTAGTCATAACCAGTTTAATCATCGAGAACGTCCGCTGCCAGGATGGATTTAGCAATCAGGACCTACTTCGTCTTCAGCAACTTGCAACCAATGATGGTCAAATTGAGGCGATCACGAGCTACAGTACCAACATCATCCAGAGGGACCCGAGCAGCCAGTCAGTGAGTTCAGTCAGTGTGCAGTACCACCTGACAGACGACGCGCAGAAATCCGAAGAATACAACAGAGCAGATCGTGGAAGATCTAGGAAAGTTTATCGCATCAAAAATCCCTTTCAACGTCAGTTGGAGCAGGATGACGGGCAAAAGAACGAGGTTCTACAGGACAGCGATTCTGGGGCTAGCAACCAGTATGCGGCAATGCAGTACTCTCTGCCCCCTGAGGAGTTCTTACAGCAGATGAGGGCAGAGAACCAATATttacaacagcaacaacaacaacaacagcaacagcaacaacaacaacaacaacaccagcagcaacaacaacaacaacaacaccagCAGCAACAGCAGCAATATGTATCTACCCCCTCTCCCAATCTAAGTTACACTGTAACTCCGCAACCCCAATACCAGTACTCGACAATCAATCCCTCTAATTATGAAAATAACCGTCCTAATCAAATACCACAACTAGAACCAAAAATGTCACACTCGCAGTACCACTCCGGCAATAATCCTTTCCAATATAACGGTCAGAATTCATATTCATATGACGGTGTACAAAGCACCCCCTCGCCCCTACCTTCATACGTATCGACACCTAATAATCAATATGTTGGCACTCCAGCAAACACTTACGTTTCTAGTTCATCACCAGTGTTTCTCTCCAGCCAGCCTAATTTACAGCAATATGTTTCTTCACCTATTGCAATTCAATCCAGCTCCCTAGATTACAACAATAACAGGCCTACATCTACAATAGGCAATCCATTTAGTTATGAAAATAATgacttcaataaaaaaatgcaaattgaTCATTATGATAACTCTGCAAATGGAATCAGATACCCTAACCCACAACAGTACCAGAACGAATATCAAACACCCACTTCGTCGCCATCATCGTCTCCTTATCCGGATCCAGCCCGCGACAACTGGCAAAATGCTGTAAATACTGGCGTCAATTCACTAACTAAATCATTACAAGAAGTTTCTCTATCGCAGTATAATAATTCACCGTACAATAACCAACAGGATGGTTTATCCGACAATACCGAGAATACGAATAGTGATACCCACCGTATCGGCAATTTAGCATCAGCAAATAATGTGTATATGAACTTCGCACAACCCGATTACCAGGCATTAAATAACATACGTAGTCGGACCAGAGATATTGAACAAGAAACTGCACAGCCGGGTTACTACTCCCATGGTGAGTATGGGTGGAAAATGGGGGATAAGAGGCAACTCGCCTCTCACGACAATTACCCATCAGGGAATTTCCCGAGGCAGCAAGTTATGGGGTTACAACCTGAACAGGCCGTTAGTcaaatgacgtttcatatggACACTGGCAAACCATACAATTATGATCAGATTTCCAAATCAGCTCCTGATAATTATGACTCTCAAGAATTTGCAAAAGCCGCTGCTAAAGCCCACGAACAactaaaacaacaacaaatgtATGGACTTTATCAATCGgcgtttaataacaataatcaaGGAAATTCATATTACAACACTAATGATAAAAAATCATCACAGTCAATCTCATATGGTAATAACCAACAAGATCTTATTACGGCGTCACCATTTTACTACCAAAATGGAAGAGAAAATAACGTTGAATCTAAACCGAAACAACCTTTTGACCATGCTaaagcattaaaaaatatagtgCCTATTGATGTCTCTAATGTAGTTCCAAATTCCGATAACCCAAAAACGCCACAACATTTAGACAGCAATAGCAGATACGCTGTACAAAACTACAACAAAGATATAAATGAACATAATTTGAAACAATATTACAAACAAATAACTGACGCATACTACAAAGATAAGAATACTGGTTATGGTTACAACATAAAAAGCAGCAAGTCAGAGGATGTCACAGATGAACTTAAGCAGATAGAACAAAACGTACCTTATTACGGTAAACAACCGACGCAAATTCCATCTTATAATCATGACAACAAGCGATACATGGATGGACAAACTGCAATAAATTACGCATCTCAGGCATCTAATAATTACCAAGACAATCTGCAGTCATCCGCAAATATCCCTAACGTCCAGCGCCCCCAAAGTCAAGTTCCAACAGATATAGccagtattttaaaattaaatgatattCCATACAAATTAACCCAAGGTCTATCTCCAGATGCTTTACGTCTTCACAGTAATAATTATGATCAGACAAACATTCCAACACCACTGCCAGGACGATTAAATCAAAATGTTGGCATTCACCAAATTGACGTGGGTAGTGAAATACTCAGTAAACTAATAGCCAAACAGTCAGCGTACAATCAAAATAGACCTGATATTGATGCTCAAACTGGTGGGTTATTATCGACTATAAATGGTTTTAGAGTTGCAAACCCATTTAACGTAGATCTTAAATTAGTTGCTGAAATGCTGAAAGGTAAAACACCAGGCGATGACACGCATTTGTTGGGATTACGAGATCAGTTTACGAAACCTGCGCCTATCAAGCTCGACATGTCGCAACTACAGCAGCTTCTGCTTAAAAATGATAATTATGGTGGCCTATCAGCAGTAAGTGACAATCTCAATGCATACAGTAGCccttattttgatatttataacAATGGGAGATTTCCTTATCAAGGTGTAAAATACTCGCGAAGTCAAGAAGAGGAGGAAAGTTTACCTATTGCAGATGCTTCAAACAACTATCCAATTGGTGCAGTCATAGAAACAGATGAAAATGGTCACGAGGGCATGTCTACCATCGATTTAACAGCACAGAGTGGTGATacattaaatagttttacagaAGATAGGCCTAAGCGACCTTTAACGCACTTAACGAGAGGAGATCGGCAGAGACATCCAAATGCGCTTTTACCTGGTCATCATTCGTCAAGAAAATATCCTAAAGGTATTGACGAACCCTACCCGCTGCTAAAACCACCTCCTCCGTCACATTCCAAAGGCAGAGGAAGCCATAGTAAGCACGGTCGCAGACGACGTATTAACAAACCTAAAATTACGAGAATATTGAGAACGGAACCATTGTTTGAAGCTGAAACCTCGAAAGAGGAAGTAGATACTGCTATGACAACTTTACTAAGACCTCCAGCCCCTGTCATAGAAGCTAAATCAGATGATTTCAGTAATGAGAAGGAAAGTACGTAG